One Actinomycetes bacterium genomic window, GGACGCGGCCCTGCTCGGCGCCGCCGAGCTCGCCTTCGAGCAGCTCCTCAGCGACCCGCTCAGCTAGCCGCTCAGCCGTTCCAGGAACGCCAGAGGGCGGCGTAGGAGCCGTCGGCCGCGACCAGCTCGTCGTGTGAGCCCAGCTCGCTGATCCGCCCGTCCTCGACCACCGCGACCCGGTCCGCGTCGTGCGCGGTGTAGAGCCGGTGGGCGATCGCGATCACCGTCCTGCCTTCGAGCACCGCCGCGAGCGAACGCTCCATGTGCCGAGCGGCCCGCGGGTCGATCAGCGAGGTCGCCTCGTCGAGCACCAGCGTGTGCGGGTCGGCGAGCACCAGTCGGGCGAGCGCGACCTGCTGGGCCTGGGCGGCGGTGAGCGCCCGGCCGCCGGAGCCGACTTCGGTGCCGAGCCCGTCCGGCAGCGCCAGCACCCAGGGCAGGGCGTCGACCGCGGCCAGGGCCTCGCGCAGGGCCTCCCCGTCGGCGTCGGGACGGGCGAGCAGGAGGTTCTCGGCCACCGTGCCGACGAAGACGTGGTGCTCCTGGGTGACCAGCACCACGTGTCCCCGCAGGTCGTCCAGCGGGAGGTCGACGAGGGGTACGTCGCCGACGGTGACCCGGCCGGTGCGCGGCGGGTGGACGCCGGCGAGCAGCCGGCCCAGGGTCGACTTCCCGGCGCCGGACGGCCCGACCATGGCCAGCCGCTCGCCCGGCCGCAGGTCGAGGTCGATGCCGTGCAGCACGTCGCGGTCCTCCCGGTAGGCGAAGCGGACGTCCTCGACCCGCACGTGCTCGTCGGCCGGCTCTGTGTCCTGGGCGGTCCGGTCCGGTGGCACCTGCTCAACGCCGAGGATGCGGGCCAGCGCGGTCGCGCCGACCTGCACCTCGTCGAGCCAGGAGATGAGCCGGTCGACCGGGTCGACGATCTGCACGGCGTAGAGGGTCACCGCGGTGACCTCGGCCAGGGTCGCCTGTCCTTCGGAGACCAGCCAGCCGCCCCACACCAGGCTCAGGGTCGCCGGGATCGCGTAGGCCACCTCCATCGTCGGAAACCAGATCGTGCGCAGCCGCAGCGTGTAGCGCTCGGCCGCGTGGGCCTGGTCCAGGTCGCCCTCGATCCGGGCGATCCGGCGGTCCGCCAGACCGAGCGCCTCGACCG contains:
- a CDS encoding ABC transporter ATP-binding protein, producing the protein MSARSTLLPVATPSQVRQHTRVLVARHRKALVGMLALNALAALAGLVGPRLLGELVGSLQDGTTTEHVDRIAALLAGAVLAQTLLTWLARRAGFVLGETVFAGLRENYLARVLSLPLSTVERAGTGDLVTRSTGDIEALSRTVRFAMPEVLVATVTVALTVVAAFLTSPLLALPLLAGAPLIAVGTRWYLARAPQGYLAEREAYAQYNGSLAETVDGARTVEALGLADRRIARIEGDLDQAHAAERYTLRLRTIWFPTMEVAYAIPATLSLVWGGWLVSEGQATLAEVTAVTLYAVQIVDPVDRLISWLDEVQVGATALARILGVEQVPPDRTAQDTEPADEHVRVEDVRFAYREDRDVLHGIDLDLRPGERLAMVGPSGAGKSTLGRLLAGVHPPRTGRVTVGDVPLVDLPLDDLRGHVVLVTQEHHVFVGTVAENLLLARPDADGEALREALAAVDALPWVLALPDGLGTEVGSGGRALTAAQAQQVALARLVLADPHTLVLDEATSLIDPRAARHMERSLAAVLEGRTVIAIAHRLYTAHDADRVAVVEDGRISELGSHDELVAADGSYAALWRSWNG